Below is a genomic region from Deferrivibrio essentukiensis.
TATCCCTGACACAAAATTTGACAAGTTTTATCCACAGCTTGAAGAGCTTAAGGTAACTAAAGATACCGAATTAGTCGTTTACTGCGGAGGTTTTAACTGTATCAAAAGTTATAATGACGCAAAATACTTAAGGGACAAAGGCTTTAAAAATATCAAAGTCTACCTTGCTGGTGACCCTGATTGGTCTCAGAAAAATTTTATGGAAATCAGCTTTGACTATGCAAAATCATTACTTAGCAAAGGTGTATTGTTTGTAGATGCAAGACCTGACAGAGTTTACGCAAAAGGAACAATCCCAGGGGCCATCAATATCCCTGACACTAAATTTTTGAAAGACCCAGCACCTTTTATGAGTATGCTTCCAGCCGATAAGAATACTCAAATTGTTGTATTCTGTGGTGGATACGCATGTGTAAAATCTCATAAAGTAGCAGAAAAACTTTATGAAATGGGTTACAAAAAAGTATTGGTTTATGCAGGAGGAGAGCCTGAATGGAAAGAAAAAGGTGAGCAAATTTTAAAGCCGGGTGAAAAAGCTGATATGGTAGCAGCTAAAACTGCTGCACCAACTGCAAGTGCAATCAAAGCCGGAGCAGATGAAGGTACTGTTGATAAAGAATTTTTCAAATCATTAATAGATAGCAGACCTGACAATATTGTAATAGTAGATGTTAGATCACCTTCTGAGTTTCAAGCTGGTCATGTAAACGGTGCAATCAATATTCCTGTTGATGATATGTATAAAGATTGTAATCTTGTCACTTCAAAATTACCAAAAGATAAATATGTTATATTTATGTGTGCGACCGGTGGTCGTGCTGGAGAAATGTATTTTGGTCTGAAGGAAGACTGTAAATATCCTGAAATGAGCAGACTTTATTTTTTAGATGCCCATGTTGATTATTCCAGCGGGAAATGTGAAATTAAGTAATTTTATTTTTTAAAGGGCAGCCTATCGGGCTGCCTTTTTTGCATTTCATTAAAGATAGGGAGGTAACACTATGAAAAAGCTTTTATTTTTTATTTTGTTAGTTTTGTCATTTTCAGTTTATTGCTTTG
It encodes:
- a CDS encoding rhodanese-like domain-containing protein, with the translated sequence MSKSFKKLTMLVSVLALFIFASCAQKAQVKPEGEKAKGPSVMEQVKAAGFEIVDYDYVKAKVGNGLRKFNQVVIIDARPERKYDSGHIPSAINIPDTKFDKFYPQLEELKVTKDTELVVYCGGFNCIKSYNDAKYLRDKGFKNIKVYLAGDPDWSQKNFMEISFDYAKSLLSKGVLFVDARPDRVYAKGTIPGAINIPDTKFLKDPAPFMSMLPADKNTQIVVFCGGYACVKSHKVAEKLYEMGYKKVLVYAGGEPEWKEKGEQILKPGEKADMVAAKTAAPTASAIKAGADEGTVDKEFFKSLIDSRPDNIVIVDVRSPSEFQAGHVNGAINIPVDDMYKDCNLVTSKLPKDKYVIFMCATGGRAGEMYFGLKEDCKYPEMSRLYFLDAHVDYSSGKCEIK